A stretch of Bombus huntii isolate Logan2020A chromosome 7, iyBomHunt1.1, whole genome shotgun sequence DNA encodes these proteins:
- the LOC126867283 gene encoding uncharacterized protein LOC126867283 isoform X1, producing the protein MSKKTVDSDTSSDDMNSAITKSIHSLSDNTRKLMVFPNILQNICLDDSIGKNGNIMPESELIKEEHKDFGISTPTGYPNSNTVIKPITVIKINKNNPANNADNESLINATEVPKINTNEEKLEPKSNYTKKMQNLNNSRREEKGSIEVSNSINISRNQRKSQELKCTAKTLENNQTTSTDVPKSQRDDIKSEQSTSKRYLSRSLEENKETKAKHEIDGNLLNKPEHVYKQTKYDDYITVYKKEISDKRRMSTCNTESKQAVISNTLSNKTETTDVVHHIKCKKRKLENEADERNIITLDSHKSSTSVTPVVTKSSLPLNSTNTFGNYSNVINSEGIMKEDHKNEINNKTLECKNLESVGLNHKNDNEVQMKSISTSVFKFENEGSRKLGDENLNVKNTSVNEDRINSSLITSNTSLNQETLNTDSICQNNSNQTLMVRPVLRKRGRPRKILLTVQKTADISNKESQENLEVLQKMNDISTEETLVHNNRHSEQSYNFSNNDGIDDNSSTEGNPDTSTSRGRGRGRGRGRGRGRGRGRGRGRGRGRGRGRGRGSSYSALDTEYTENSKGPITIEKDSDENSTVTHASEETFVTCAKCEIDVLKVNWDSHNLRKHNYMSWKKDDEPIDFENNIKLWRKVLMTAIQKRRGQLSCEKCGAVKRSANGFISHMQFCGKSEEERQALMVSCPICGAVMMPSSMEMHERVHRQTAQSKINELQLYTGTNERTKRKAAEKAISKISEFTELVKDSNLPPEKKMKPDSSLLKSLIKMPEHKRPIPSVWKGMWKKALSSGGTINCRQVGCTYTCSSLEDMCEHVSMCNFTPEESYICKKCKFSTTSDEDIKKHVLEKHAITDEVDKYSDFEEEDCSSDEKTSTMKFLYKEKFRKIKWKEPYMLGVQWSMEFEQTNYELCLFNDYFPNQFTLLNNSDILKYLPELEISMRTKKESVSKTLCNTEDTWKQWKRFEGGSDEGTPIFFTGGPVWSLAWLPIPSPMYSKEPCQYIAISTHPKMTSEYTVGKSHSEPNMIQIWNVGPLNHEIDSKTESPTLSYAIVHNSGTIWCLEWCPSGCYQDESLNNYKNENKIPSNLKRMGMLAAACSNGNVNVYSLPFPEELKFKETTDNGWPIYSTDPVITLVVNISIYDNNDQNWQCTKLSWTKEHGHNTIAAGFSNGYIALWDLTYKSPLSMQKRKNTYFINAFQHFYAHGNAVSMLALIPYNKGRFLASGSLDRSYKFWNLEDINSPQISMQKSIIVNGAWMTHWPCAVVTFDDALGYNHTYTYLISLREYEYKYYPILQTNSTTYAVATSDYANSIAHGTLAGEIQTIFPHGLIYNRDIDKALTKKKMVSSFVKIVDFLGKEDSKDDKKHKKNSKDYCYMPETYDECQDRFGIIFCDKLKDVKRDEQEQQNEEELPEVPLEEYPFMSVNRMSWNPNAWSYLWMVAGYQNGLIRLLNFRSMSVPRELKMLLPQYVKSMLHKAKITTENCC; encoded by the exons ATGAGCAAAAAGACTGTGGATTCTGACACTTCATCTGATGATATGAATTCAGCTATTACTAAATCTATTCATTCACTATCTGATAATACAAGGAAGTTAATGGTTTTTCctaatatattacaaaatatttgtctCGATGATTCTATAGGAAAAA ATGGAAACATAATGCCTGAATCAGAACTTATAAAGGAAGAACATAAAGATTTTGGGATTTCCACACCCACTGGATATCCAAACTCAAACACTGTGATAAAACCAATCACTgtcataaaaattaataaaaataatccagCAAATAATGCAGATAACGAAAGTTTAATAAATGCAACAGAAGTGCctaaaattaatacaaatgaagaaaaattagAACCAAAATCAAATTACACAAAGAAAATGCAGAATCTTAATAATAGTAGAAGGGAAGAGAAGGGTAGCATAGAAGTAAGTAactccataaatatttcaagaaatcAGAGAAAATCACAAGAACTAAAATGTACTGCTAAAaccttagaaaataatcaaacTACCTCAACTGATGTACCAAAGTCTCAGAGAGATGACATAAAATCTGAACAAAGTACTagtaaaagatatttaagtaGAAGTTTAGAAGAGAATAAGGAGACAAAAGCTAAACATGAAATTGATGGAAATTTACTTAATAAACCTGAACATGTTTATAAACAAACTAAATATGATGATTATATTACagtatataaaaaagaaatttcagaCAAAAGAAGAATGAGTACTTGTAATACAGAATCAAAACAAGCAGTAATTTCTAATACTTTATCAAATAAAACTGAAACAACTGATGTTGTTCATCACATTAAATGTAAAAAACGAAAGCTTGAAAATGAAGCTGATGAAAGGAATATAATTACACTTGATTCGCATAAATCTTCTACTTCTGTTACACCAGTTGTGACAAAAAGTTCATTGCCTTTGAATTCCACTAACACTTTTGGAAATTATTCTAATGTTATAAATAGTGAAGGAATAATGAAGGAGGatcataaaaatgaaataaacaataaaactTTGGAATGTAAAAATTTAGAAAGTGTGGGGTTGAATCATAAGAATGATAATGAAGTACAAATGAAATCAATAAGTACCTCTGtgtttaaatttgaaaatgaagGATCTAGAAAATTAGGAGATGAAAAtctaaatgttaaaaatacaAGTGTTAATGAAGATAGAATCAATTCATCACTTATAACATCAAATACTTCATTAAACCAAGAAACTTTAAACACAGATTCAATATGTCAAAATAATAGCAATCAAACTTTGATGGTTAGACCAGTActaagaaaaagaggaagaccTAGAAAAATTCTGCTTACAGTGCAAAAAACTGCAGACATTTCAAATAAGGAATCACAAGAAAACTTAGAGGTTTTACAAAAAATGAATGATATCTCTACTGAAGAAACGCTTGTTCATAATAACAGACATAGTGAACAATCATATAATTTTAGTAATAACGATGGTATAGATGATAATAGCAGTACTGAAG GTAATCCAGATACATCTACAAgtagaggaagaggaagaggaagaggaagaggacgAGGTAGAGGTAGAGGTAGAGGTAGAGGTAGAGGTAGAGGCAGAGGTAGAGGTAGAGGTAGAGGTAGAGGATCATCTTATTCTGCATTAGATACTGAGTATACAGAAAATTCGAAGGGACCAATTACTATTGAAAAAGACTCAGATGAAAATAGTACTGTAACTCATGCATCAGAA GAAACTTTTGTGACTTGTGCCAAATGTGAAATAGATGTATTAAAAGTCAATTGGGATTCACACAATCTGCGCAAGCATAATTATATGAGTTGGAAAAAGGACGATGAACCTATT GACttcgaaaataatattaaactaTGGAGAAAAGTATTAATGACTGCTATTCAAAAAAGAAGGGGTCAATTGTCGTGCGAAAAATGCGGTGCTGTAAAGCGTAGTGCGAACGGTTTTATATCTCATATGCAATTTTGTGGAAAGTCAGAAGAA GAAAGGCAAGCTTTGATGGTAAGTTGCCCTATCTGTGGTGCTGTTATGATGCCATCTTCTATGGAAATGCATGAAAGGGTACATAGGCAAACAGcacaaagtaaaataaatgaattgcAATTATATACTGGTACTAATGAAAGAACAAAACGTAAAGCTGCAGAAAA agcaatttcaaaaatttctgaATTTACTGAGCTTGTCAAAGATAGCAATTTACCGCctgaaaagaaaatgaagcCTGACTCTTCTTTGCTG AAAAGTTTGATCAAAATGCCTGAACATAAAAGACCTATACCATCTGTGTGGAAAGGCATGTGGAAGAAAGCATTATCTTCAGGGGGAACAATAAATTGTCGTCAAGTAGGCTGTACTTATACATGTTCTTCTCTTGAAGATATGTGTGAACATGTTTCTATGTGTAACTTCACTCCTGAGGAG agttatatatgtaaaaaatgtaaattttcaaCTACCTCTGATGAAGATATAAAGAAGCACGTACTAGAAAAGCATGCAATAACAGACGAAGTTGATAAATATTCAGATTTTGAAGAAGAAGATTGTAGTTCAGATGAAA aaACATCtacaatgaaatttttgtacaAGGAAAAATTTCGTAAAATCAAATGGAAAGAACCGTATATGCTCGGTGTGCAATGGTCTATGGAATT CGAACAAACAAATTACGAACTTTGTCTATTTAATGACTATTTTCCAAATCAGTTTACTTTATTAAACAATTCCGatattcttaaatatttgccAGAGCTAGAAATTTCCATGcgaacaaaaaaagaaagtgtGTCTAAAACACTGTGTAATACAGAAGATACATGGAAGCAATGGAAACGATTTGAAGGTGGTTCAGATGAAG gcactccaatattttttactgGTGGACCAGTATGGTCATTAGCTTGGTTACCTATTCCATCACCAATGTATTCTAAGGAACCTTGTCAATATATCGCGATTAGTACGCATCCAAAAATGACAAGTGAATATACAGTAGGAAAATCACACTCTGAGCCTAATATGATACAAATTTGGAATGTCGGGCCTTTGAATCACGA gATTGATAGTAAAACAGAATCTCCTACTTTGTCATATGCTATTGTACACAACAGTGGTACCATATGGTGTTTAGAATGGTGTCCTTCCGGATGTTATCAAGATGaaagtttaaataattataagaaTGAAAACAAAATACCCAGTAATCTTAAGCGAATGGGTATGCTTGCAGCAGCTTGCTCGAACGGAAATGTAAATGTTTATTCCTTACCTTTTCCAGAAGAGCTTAAATTTAAGGAGACTACAGACAATGG TTGGCCTATATATTCCACTGATCCAGTAATAACACTAgttgtaaatatttcaatatatgaTAACAATGATCAAAATTGGCAATGTACCAAGTTATCATGGACGAAAGAACACGGCCATAA TACAATTGCTGCAGGATTTTCAAATGGCTATATAGCTTTATGGGATTTAACATATAAATCACCATTATCAatgcaaaaaaggaaaaacacATATTTCATAAATGCATTTCAGCATTTTTATGCTCATGGTAATGCTGTGAGTA TGCTAGCGTTAATTCCGTATAATAAAGGAAGATTTCTAGCTTCTGGCAGTTTAGATAGATCATACAAATTTTGGAATTTAGAAGACATAAATAGTCCTCAAATTAGTATGCAAAAGTCTATTATAGTAAATGGTGCATGGATGACACACTGGCCATGTGCTGTTGTTACTTTTGATGATGCACTGGG GTACAACCATACTTATACTTATTTGATTTCATTAAGAGAATATGAATACAAATACTACCCTATTTTACAAACAAATTCTACCACATAT gCTGTAGCCACTTCTGACTATGCAAATAGCATTGCACATGGCACACTAGCAGGAGAAATACAAACAATCTTCCCACATGGACTTATATATAATAGAGATATTGATAAAGCtttaacgaagaaaaaaatg GTGAGTTCATTTGTTAAAATAGTGGACTTCTTAGGAAAAGAAGATagtaaagatgataaaaagCACAAAAAGAATTCGAAAGATTATTGTTACATGCCAGAAACTTATGATGAGTGCCAGGATCGATTCGGTATTATTTTTTGTGATAAATTGAAA GACGTTAAACGTGATGAGCAGGAACAACAGAATGAGGAGGAACTACCAGAAGTTCCGCTTGAAGAATATCCATTCATGTCTGTAAACCGA aTGTCTTGGAATCCGAATGCATGGAGTTACCTGTGGATGGTAGCTGGTTATCAGAATGGTTTAATAAGATTACTAAACTTCAGATCTATGTCTGTGCCGCGTGAACTAAAAATGTTATTGCCCCAATATGTAAAGTCTATGCTTCATAAAGCAAAAATTACAACAGAAAACTGTTGTTAA